The DNA window ACATTTAGTCTTTTCCGATGAGCCAGTAGTTCTGGGAGCATAAAAACTCTCCAAGAACTTTTGACCAAAAGTCTGGCCTTACATTTGGAATTTGGAATTAGGTTCACGTTGACATTGCGTTCAGCTGTAGTATCGGCAGCAACGGATGTTGATGCTGCATTAGCACTGTCTTGTGGATTCGGACCTGCGTTTTTTCTGACAGTCACTTAATGGACTGTCTAAGAACTTTGTCATCGTCTGACTCTGCTCAGGTTCTTGTCCCCTTTGTGCCGACATTTCCGTTTTGTATCAAACACTGTAATGACTGGTGAGTTTGAGTGAATTCAACTTTACATTCCTGCATGTATgtagattttgtgtgtgtgtgtgtgtgtgtgtgtgtgtgtgtgtgtctgtgtgtgtatgcatgcatgcatgtaggtactgtatgtttgtaggtctgtatttgtatgttttggAAACGGATGTCATGTGAACAGGAGAATATTTTGTGcatcatgtgtctgtgtgtgtttgtcaaatCTTTAGTTTGAACCATTTGTGTACAAGATTTGAAGAAGTCGCTGGAACAGTGTAAAGAAACACGATAACAATTTTGCCCTGCAGACGGCGTAActtctcaaaagaaaaaaaaaaactgatggtTTCCTGGATGAACATTTGGGCTGAAGGTTCCTGAATTGAAAACATGCACAGAGAAATCCTCATGGAACAAAGTGTTGTTCAAACATTGTTCACTGTAATTAAGCGCTGCCTCAATGCTGCTGCGTTTATTCTGATCTTGTTCTCTGTCGTTCTGTACCAAACATCCTCTTCGCCCTGTGATGTGGATCGGCTGCTGTTGTTGTGAATCAGACAGTGTGCTGTCAGAGTGAACCACCCTGAACTGCTCCATGACTAACGCCGTCCTTAACCTCCGGCCTCAGTGGGCGGGGACACACGCTGCCTGTGCACACACTGCTGTGGGTAAATTTGTCTTTTTGCTTGTTTCACTCTAATCATGGTGACTAAGCTAACGAGCATTCAGCGGTGAGATAGCCCAACAAATAATTAGCCAATAAGGACATGATTATCCTGCATAATGCCTCACCGCTCAGAGTTTCCTTTTCACTCGGCTGTGTCCATCACTgttcagagaggaaaataaactcCTGCTGACTGAGAGGCTGTAACTATGATTTTATGGATACAGCACAGGATAAACATTTGTCCCAGGTCTGGAGTGAGAATTTCATCTTTCTTTGGTTTACTCACAAGATTTCGGTTTTATGCTTCATCCTCAAATACGATGAGCTAACATCGctgaaacaaaatgttcagaTATCGGAAATATTAGAAAGAACCTCTGGGGTGGAACTGTTCTGAAATTCTTTTAACTTGATCTCTGCAAATGATATAACAAGTGACAAGTCGGTCAGTCTGTTTGCTGCTTTTGCACATCAATTCAACTAAATAAGTTTTGATGTAGAAAACAGGAAAGATAACTGTGCGTCGTGCCGAGTGTTCGATGGAGCCCTACGTCACTGACATTAGACCTCAAATGATCTTTACCATAAAACCAACTACATgacaagaaatgtttttgcaacACCTTAAACAATGTTATTTAACTTCATTCAAAAAGTGTCTGCATTATATAGGCTACATTTGCGAGGCTGGGTTCTTGAGAATTTccaacataaaatacattttttttatatgaaatgaATTTACAGTCAGGGCAATGAAGTTTGAGATTTGAGCTGCTTCATTATTTCTGCTCTAGACCTTTGAATGGAAAACTTTGAGATCTTTAACATTTACTAATATTAGTGTCTCAACGCTTTGGATGTTGAACATCTTTTTTATACATATAATCCTTACATTTCaaaatcattacattttcagtAATCTAATACAttggattaaaaatgtgataccAGTTTATGCAAACTACTTTTGACTTTAAATCTTGCAGAAAACacttcaaaaaaagaagaagtagaatttattaatttatttgtcAGGGCATTGTTACAACGAATTAAAGTGCAACCGATGAAATGTATATCATACTTCTAGCCATGCAGTCCATGTCCCTGGTTAAGCCTTTAGGAAATGACACACGTGATACAACACTGTAGAATAGACATAAAAACTCACCTTaaagcagacagagacaggatACAATGTGACTGAAATGTTGATTTAGTCTGACAGATAAAAAACTGAGCTTGTGTTACAGAGTCCTTTTGAACACACAGTGAATGCAGCCAATCAAATAAGGCGATAAGATATCAAATAAAGCAACAGTTAAACTAGAAACTAGAAGCTGGTTTTGGACAGTTGACTTTGTTTTCAAGAATTTCattagtatttatttatctgtgaGGTTCCCTTCATGTCAGCCTCCTGCTGTCTCAAAGTAACAGAAACATCCTCTGTCTACATTTTGGACTTTCATTCTCGCTGTAACTTTGTTCACTATCAAACTTTTGCCACCACCTCGATGAAAGTGTGTGTTACTTTGTCGGGGATTGACGTAAACTGGCAAAGGTGTATGACAGATTCCTGGAAACATGGCGGATGTTCTGCAGAACTTTGTATCAGCACGgacacacaacaacactttGTATCACGGAGGACATGACTGAAGGTCTGAACTGTGAGGGGTCAGTGGGTTTTAAGATGGTCATTATACGAGACCAAAACCTTGAAACtaaacaaaatgtgttaaatatcaTTCTGTAAACCATACAGTTATGGGTGAAGTACCTGAAAGTTGTCTTAAAGTTCAGATACTAAGCCATATTTTTGTTAGGAAAATGCTGCTGACTCTATCTTGAAGTATTCAGAGTAAAAGTAGTTAATGTAGAAAGATGGTCAGAATCTTCAGTATAATGAACAATAACTGAAAACCATCTTTAATATGGAGTCCCCTAATGAAGGtctttaccatttaaaaaaccTCTCTGATGAAAGTTTTAAACCTTGTTTGGCACATGCAAAGATCAATATGAggcctttcttttattttagttaaagCAGTCATCAGTCTCATTTCATTTCTTGTGTACATCAGTTATAGTTCCATAAACCTTCACAATTAATTCAAACTACTGTCTAATatggttgtcaaaatgtttaacaCTTTTATATACTTTTCAATAGCTCGTGGTTAAAACCaataaaatctgttatttttaacGATCgagtaccaaaaaaaacaaaaaccatttatttcataaaacaGGTGCGTAGAAGACAAACACGGAGATGCATCAAAATAGAAGAAAAcccctgcacactgtctgaatttAACACAAACAATACGCAACATTCAGTTTTTGGCAATCTGACAGTGCGCAGGAGTTtttttatagtaaaaaaaatacaaacaatgacTCAATGTTGGGGGtctaggacttctgtttttgttgtgagaGTATCAAATTGGTATCGATataatttctttttaaatcttgcaAAGTTTCAAAATCTGGTATCGTTACAACCCTCCTCCCTAGGGTGCACAAAGAAGTTCCAGATACTTTCTTGTAGTGGTGTGAAAATTGTGTCCTCAAAAAGTGTTTCCAGATACTGTTTGATGTTCAATTCTCCCAgggactaaaaaaaaagcaaagcaagTAGATAAATATAGATCTCTTGCACTATAGCTCATCTTAGATATTTTCCCAGGTGCACCATGTTGTTCAGCACACTGTCCATCacattttagacattttaaGGACAATACAAGTCTCTAAATGATTGGTTAATCATTTGGATTTATCAGATTCTCTGCTGTTTCATTGGTTGGATCTGTTCATGCTGAGCTGCTGTGACTCAGTGAAAGAAGTAATCTGTTAACGATAAAGTGAAGCCTGCAGGAGATAACTTACAGCAGAAGTCTCATTAACGTCCTTAAATACAGCAGTTAAACGCAGAATGTGTTTTCCATGAAAGACTATAAATCAGTTTGAGGTTCAGAGTTCTGAGAGTCGTTGGGGCCAGACCACCGACCTCACATACGATTCCTTCTAAACGGGGACGGCGTTCCTGCTGCCCTCGATGGCTTTCTGCGGTCGTAAAAAGGAACTCGGGTTCACCCCTGTAACATTTTCTGCCAGGATTAAAGTATCTTCAGAGGCCATCGAGCGTCCATGTGATGCCTCTCAGCCGTGCATCAGCTGGCTGCACAGTGAACGAGTTAGAGGTGACAGCAAACAGAAACTTCTGCAAACAACTCGTGTTTTGAGTTTTACtgctgcagtgtgctgcaaTGTTTCACCAAAGTTTTAAAGTCGAGTAATGACATGTTTGTGCTTTGTGATGAGTCATTGTGGGTTCCACGTCAGCGTCTAGTTAAAATTTGTAAATCACagttgaaaataatttaaaagagaaaacacacacatgcatgcatgctcAGACTGTGTGAGAAGTATCCTGAGCCATTATGTTATTAGCTTGTACAGTCTAAAGataaaactgtattttactGACGTGTCGGCGCTGAGTCACAAAGCTCACAAAGTGCAGCTAACCTTTCAGacgacttttttttattttactttaaggCAGACATGTTGAAGGTCCTGGGTCTGACTTTCTCCAGCTCAAAAACTTTAGAGGAGCGTTCAGTCTGTCTGAGGCTGCAAACAGACACAGGGACACTAAATGAATCTGCTGCAGCTCGGTGCGGAGACTGAAGTCTAAACATTTCTCCCGTTTCTGTTCTCATTTGTGGCTTTATTCTGGATGAAACTCTCCAGTCAAATagactttgttttgttaattcTTCTCTCATTCTAAGTTCGTTTGTCTCATTTTTCCACTCACCGGTTAAATATCCTCAACACCATCGACAAGCACAGTTTGGATCCGAAAATGTACAGAggagcctttttttaaagaatctttAATCTTACCTAGATGAGTCAGGAAATGTCTTCAGATAGGACTTGATAGGCCCTTTACAAACAGCTTAATGACTCTCAGCTCTATCAGCTCTGGTTTCCTCTGCACATTCTTGTTTTCTGGACGTCTGAAGGGAAATGACTGAGCTGTCACACCCTGCGTACTGTAAGCGAACTCTTTGGGCTGCTTTTTTCTCACAGATCTAGCTCACAGGGAAATGCAGTAATTCGTCATAATTGCCCTGAGTGATTTTATTCCTGAGCAAATCGTCCGTGTCTGTTATTTGTCAAGAAAAACTTCCGCGTTAACAACCCAGAGTGCTTTTCTTCAGCAGAGCTGGATCTGATTCTTCTCATGTGGGGCTTCTTACTGGACAAGAACCGCatggaaaacagattttttttttttttttttttttgcattttcaaaaaaagttcCTCAGACGACAACATTTTGATAACAACCGCCGAGAACGCGGATCCCCTGTTACCATCAATTGTAAATGTCCATGTGACttttcataattcaaatgaCCCACTGGTTGTGAtacaatttgaaacattttcctaATGAGTTTATGATCTCACtctctagtttcaagtcttcttcaaaacAGCGTGAATGTGTAAGTAATGGTCCCATTAAGTCTCATGTACACCATAAAGCAGCGGAGGACAAGATGCCAACATGGTAACGTGTCTGTCAGGATAGCAGCTAAGTAATATCCCCTCTGCACTCCAAATGTGGTCACttctggataaaaaaaaaaaaacaagtattgcCAAACTTGAGGCTTCAAATGGTAGTTGACAAACCAATGCGTGACATAATGTTGGCTGCGTTCACTTCTTACATACAGTCTGGCGAATGGgagtgtgtacactgtgtgtgtgtgtgtgtgtgtgtgtgtgtgtgtgtgtgtgtgtgtgtatatgtgtttgtgtgtgtgagcagcagatgaTGAGGTCATGGAGTTgttttgcctgtgtgtgtgctgttgtgaGGAGACtcaaaaaaacagcagatattTTATGGAAcaacgaggaggagagagtttgTTGTTTGGGGTTGCTCCTTGCTCTGTCATGAACACATCTCGTCCTGATGTCGTACAAGGATGTggcatgcaaacacagaaaacacattttttgtcagTATTTAAACAGAGGGTGTGTACTCAATTTTCTTTATATTGAACGTTTGTTAGATTTCTAATTTTGACAAAAGTTttactcattttaaataaatataggaTGACAGTGCAGTTTTTTCAGCctctgaaaaacattttcagtgggtGGAGCTCGGCACAGACGTGGAGGTTGAGCCACACTTTAATGACAGGAGGAGGGTCAAATGATTTGCAGATGACACCATCCTTTCACATGAAAAGATGAGACACTCTTTGCTTTTCTATGTAAGAGAGGTCCAAGGGAAAATATTTCAACCTGCTCTGTGAGGACTCTTAGTGATGTCAAAGATCTGGAGTCTGGTTCAGGATGGAAGTGTTCCTGTTACGGATGGAGGAATAAGATGTTGCAAGATACATAATGCTGATATGttgagtgtgtatttgtggcTCACAGACCACAGGAGGGtgtttccctgctgctgtgGTCCACTGTCCTTTGATGCTTCTCTCTTTTTAAGGAGCcgacaaacacagaagacaacTCATATTTCccaaaacacattcatacatacacacacacatacaacacatacacacacacatacatacatacatacatacatatacacatacaacacatacacatacaacacatacacacacacatacatacatacatatatatacatatacatacacacacacatacaacacacacatacaacacacacacatatagacatacatatacaacacatacatacacacatacatatacacatacacatacatacatacatatatatacatatactgtacatacacacacacatacaacacacacacacacacacacacacatatagacatacatatacaacacatacatacatacatatacacatacatacaacacacacacatacatacatacatacatacatacatatacacatacacacacacatacatacatacatatacacatacatacaacacacacatacatacatacatacatacatacaacacacacacatacatacatatacaacacatacatacatacatacatatacacacacatacaacacacacacatacatacatatacacacacatacatacatacatacatatacacacacatacaacacacacacatacatacatacatatacacacacatacaacacacacacatacaacacacacacacacacacacacatatacatacatacatacatacatacatatacatacacacacacatacaacacacacacacacatacatacatacatacacacatacatacatacatacatacatacatatacatacacacacacatacaacacacacacacacacacacacacatatacatacatgcatacatacacacacacacacacatacatacatacatacatacatatatatatacatacatatatacatacacacacacacacacatacatacatacatacatacatatatatatacatacacacacacacacacacacacacacatacatacatacatacagtacatgtatatacaaaatgacattttgatgAAGCTTCTTTTTTGCTTATATTGTTTGtggctctttgtttttattctttaaaaatgcaGGACCATGACAAAAACAGTCTTCCTCTGCTTGAGACCCGTAGAATTTCCTAAAGatgactctgctgctgcaggtgttcTTTGTGACGCGGGGACAAGTGATTGGTTATGTTTTCTACCTGTTTCTGTTATATAGTTATTTTAATCTGTATTGGTACCAAAGTCTTATAAATGAATCAAGCAAATCATAGATATTGGGTGTTTGgtcgtttctttttttcttaattttttcaaAGCACGACAGATATGGAAAATCTTAGACAGTTGTTCCTACGTtaccaaatacttttttttttttaactcttattAATCATTAATTTGACAATACAGAGATAATCAGAGGGATGCTTTtctaaacaaacttttaaataaGAATATTGTGGCATATTTGAAAACATGCCGATACAGATGTATCCTTGTGTCATATTGGTCATCTAAAATatcagtcgggctctaatatttttttctgagagTCAAAGCAACACAGAGGCTTTTCATTTGTGTTCATCCTTTAATCTTTAATGgtgaagcagaaaacaaaaacagaacaatacCGTAAAATAAATTAGATTAGAAAAATGCCACAAGCACATTTGATTTGTACAAGAAAGCAATGCAACATACTGGAATCTTGATTTCCATatatacagaataaaaaatagactttttattctttgtccacctcgttcagtgtcattattttttgtcttgATAAAAAGAACAAAGTCTGAAGAAATAGAACCACTTTTTACtcctttttttcagcttttttttctgtcttgacaGTTTGTGTTCGTCCGTGTCCACACTGGATGGACAATGACTTCCTCCCGAAGAGTCCAATAGAAGAGGGTCCACACTCTtccaaaacaaaatcaacaaaaacaaaaaattaaaacaacacattgtgacttcataaaaaagggaaaatactGAACCTTTTGGTGAACAAAGTCGACAATACtgataaaacacagacaacacagaacactcagaaatgaacaaatctgattggacgtgtttgttttctcccaAAGCAGAGCGAGGGGATTGGATATTGTCTTTCACTTAAGAAGTATAGAGTAAAGAATTATGGGTAATGGAGTCTTCTTGTGCAGGAAcatcaaaaaaaggaaatacatcaaaactgcaacaaaaaaaaaagaagtggaaaTTTGTTCTAAAATGAACCAAAACTAAATTAATCtgcaacaaaaactaaaaatatttcatttattacGCCAGCCTtgttgattaaataaaaacattaaagatgaaacagactTCAGACAAACTGGAATTTATGTTTCCGTATCAAAATGGACATACATcagaatttcttctttttttttcagcatcatTGAACACAACTTCCATTTTCTCAGTCACACAAAGTGCACAAACTCGACTCTTTGGTGTTCTAAAGCAAACTAAACCTGGACGCGAACACAAAAACTTTGATTACCTTCTCAAAGAGACACTCTACGAATCTATAAATGACTGTCGGCATCTTTGTCCCTAGTAAACAGCAAACTGTTAGCTGCTCATCACTTCAAACcaaaacatgtgttttattctgaatttCTCCTGTAAATCCAAAGAAAATGCTCATTAAATGGGTTTAACTTGTGATTGTATTCATAGAGGCTCTGTAAAAGGTTTACATtgtcataaaagaaaaaaatacatgtgaaaACACCTTCATCTTTATCCATAGTGCAAATTTGTTTAAGACAcaataaaatgtctttatcaGGTTCAAAATGGTGAAAATTAATATCTTTCTTTAATCAAATGCATTAAAATCTGTGGCATTATTACAATACTATATTTTGATTCAAGAGAGGAAAATAGACTGAAGAGATGAAGTTACGTTTTTGTTTGTAGCGcgcaaagatgaaaaaaatggaGTATTCTTGGCTAATGCTAACCACCTCTAGCTAGCTAGtttgcactttgtaaacatccaCCATAAGACAACGATATTAAGTATTTCAAGGGttttcatttgatattttataattttatatatatatttaggcTAATAACAAGTCAGGAACATTAGCTCGAGCAATATTCGTTAACGTTAACGTTTTTCCCGCTTCCTGATTTGAAAGCACgtaaacacactgaagtcggatgAATGatttcccaactcggaaactgggaCAATCCAATGCAGCGGTATACTGACTTGTCGTCTGTTGGTTTATCCAATCAGAAGCCTCCACAGCTCAAGTTTCTTAACATGCAATTACTCCAAGAGCTCAAATCTGCTTGGACATGgcaacttttattttaatgtaatccaaaaactttcttttttttttttagggaaaagTTGTTCTAATGATCTCTTTCAGCATCTATTAATGTGACTGTTGGGAAAAATGTCATGAATCTTTTTATCGacacagaaaaataatgtgTTCGTATTGGAAAATGtggtcatttttaattttatgattAAAAACCTTCACATGATGGGTTATTCTTCAGGCCGACTTTGTTATTGTCAGACCAGCTTTAACTTGAATTCTGTATTTGGATGTCAACAAACATGATTAAAGAGGGATTCAGTATTTCTCTTATCAGACGTTTATTACCCGCACTTTCGGAAGGCTTTAACTCAAAATAAGACCTTCaagttgtacaaaaaaaaaacatttcaatgtcaGTGAACAGCTATCAAATTTAGACAAatttaaaaagtccaaacactgtaaatactttaaatattttttattatacagTCTTCCTTCTGTCCTTCAGAAGACTCTGACCTCAGAGCTTATCGCGGGGAATCAAACCTGTGGCCTTTGTGGAGTGGACGCCCCActctctgccctctctctctctatcttcagTCTGATCTGAACACAAGTGTCGCTATAgtgcaaaacattaaaaaaaacgtatgcaacgtttcttttaaaaaaacaacaacaaagcagacAAAATAACACGAATGCAGCCAAACAAAATATtattaacaacaataacaataatattattaatatactTACTGACAATAATAATTATAACATCAACATGGTAACCATGATAACATAAAGAAGTGTTTGGTTCCAGCAGCGGGGCCAACTTGTTTCTTTCAAGTatctctcaacacacacacacacacacacacacacacacacacacacatcaataatGTATACttccaaataataaaacaaaagtcttcttctttcttcctcgtacattttgaaaagtaaacagttggggaacaaaaacaaagtaaaatacaataaGATCGTAATACGTGAAACAAGTTGCATAGTTTTGAGATTTGTTTGTTAGTAGTTTTTTCATGCACCTCGTCTCTCCCAGATCTGACGGGTCGAGTGGTGCTTGAACGTCTCAGCCACATAAATACGCCACGCTCCCTCCTTTTGTAACAAAAATATATTagatattctttttttctatctttttttttcatctctttttttttttttttttttttttgaaagtgcCATCGAGACTCTTTCGGAGTTCTGTTGGACGAGGATGGAAAGTTTTTATTCCAGAGAGTGACCCCCGGGTGACGGAGGGAGGAGGAATCAGACGCAGACAATAAAAGTGACTATGATCCAAAAgttcatctttctctcttccctccacctctctctctctccggagttcagcagcccccccccccgtctcctcTGGGGTCCCCTCCAGTCCCAGTTTGTTCTGGTTTGATGGGGTTCAGACGTGTTTACGAGCAGCCGCACTCCTCCACGATCATGTTCTGGATGTCCTTTTTGATGATCTTTTGCTCCTCGTTGTAGTACAGCATGGACATGGCTCGTAGCCGAGTGGGGACGCAGCAGGACCTCAGGTTCTGGAAGGGGCTGTAGCCCCTCATGCGGTAGTGACTGATGACGGTGGAGTGAAAGGACAACGTTGACCCGGTGATGCTCGCCACGTGGGAGGGGCACTCGCCCTCGCAGTAGTTGGCATGGTAACCAGATGGTGCGATTATCCAGTCGTTCCAGCCGATGTCTTTGAAGTTGACGTAGAACTGCCGTTTGCAGCAGACGCGGACCTTCCCATCACACTCTAGGCCTCGCTTCCGGCGCCGCCGTGAGTCGCTGCCATCCTCCTGCCGTACCACTGCCATGAGGAAGGGTCGGTGAGATTGCTCCCGCTGGTTGGTGCGCTGTGACGTCTCTGAGCCGCCGGAGACCAGGACGAGTGTCGCTCCTGTGTCGGCGCAGAGCGGGCAGGACACCCTGAGGCGCAGCGTGGTGCTCTCAGAGCTCTCCAGCAGTGCCTGCACTGCCGCTGACACGGGGAAGGTGTGCCAGCCGCTGCGGCGCGTATCAACCGTTTTCTCAGCCAGCAGCTCGTCGTCCTGCGGCGGGGACAGGCGTCCGTTGGGGAGCAGGCGCTGCTGGAAGAGGCGGATGCTGACTTTCGCTCGGCTGCGATTGGTCTTCGCCAAACGAAGGAAGAGCCAGACGTTAGCCTGCTCCACCAGGGAGAGGTCACCTCCTTCTTTAGAAAGGACGAAGTTCACCGTGCCCTGAGACTCGcctgacaggagagagagagagagagagagagagagagagagggttacAACAAAGCTCAAATTTATACACATGAATAAATTAATTACCTATTTTCATTCACTGCACCAGATCATATCATCTGAGGTTGTTTATATATAACTCtggtctctgattggctgtaatTTCCCTCTCAAACATTTCTCAAGTCAACAATTTATCTTCAATGTTTATCGCAGTAAACTGCatgtaaccatagcaacagagCTTCAGGCTCAGTCAGCAGTTAACTCAGTGGTTAAACTAAACCAACCACGACTTTAACTGATGGACAaccacacacccacccacacacacacacacacgcacacgcacacacccacccacacacacacacacacacgcacgcacacacacacacacacacaacaaaacaaatacaataagTGTGGCCACATCTGAGCTACAGAGCCATctacacacagcacacacttATCATTATGTTACCATCTCTAACATgacctcacagacacacacccccacacacgcacgcacgcacgcacgcacgcacgcacacacacacacacacacacacacacacacacacaacacacacacacacacacacacacacacacacacacacacacactgattggcCTCTTCCTGCTGACTCAGCAGTGGTGGTCAGAGGTTTTGGAGTCTAATGGTTCCCACCAGGAGCTCCGTGTCATTACAGCAGCAAGACCGAAAACTGAATGAACCGTTTATAAAAGTGAAACCTTTCGGATCTGTTACCTCACGGGGAATTATGGGAAAATGTAAAAGCGTCATGTCAGCAGGAGAGGCGCTGAGAGTGTTACATTACAGCCTGATTTACTGCTGCGGGATGAACAAATCTACTGGAGACagtattcactttttttttgtaactcttATTTAGAGATATGAATCAACC is part of the Labrus mixtus chromosome 19, fLabMix1.1, whole genome shotgun sequence genome and encodes:
- the inhbaa gene encoding inhibin subunit beta Aa gives rise to the protein MSILPVLSWTVLLLVQTCGSSLDTGSRLQPPPLSLTVHPHHQPLPDASSNSNCPSCALARMRRNEGGVTAADDMLGNDQEEVEAAQQDVVEAVKRHILNMLHLQARPNITRPVPRAALLNALRKLHVGRVAEDGSVQIEGEEEVRGRGGRGGGGGAATAAARAGDSGDAQETTEIITFAEAGESQGTVNFVLSKEGGDLSLVEQANVWLFLRLAKTNRSRAKVSIRLFQQRLLPNGRLSPPQDDELLAEKTVDTRRSGWHTFPVSAAVQALLESSESTTLRLRVSCPLCADTGATLVLVSGGSETSQRTNQREQSHRPFLMAVVRQEDGSDSRRRRKRGLECDGKVRVCCKRQFYVNFKDIGWNDWIIAPSGYHANYCEGECPSHVASITGSTLSFHSTVISHYRMRGYSPFQNLRSCCVPTRLRAMSMLYYNEEQKIIKKDIQNMIVEECGCS